One genomic region from Remersonia thermophila strain ATCC 22073 chromosome 1, whole genome shotgun sequence encodes:
- a CDS encoding 60S ribosomal protein uL14 → MAKISRGAPGGKLKMSLGLPVGAIMNCADNSGARNLYIISVKGIGARLNRLPAGGVGDMVMATVKKGKPELRKKVHPAVIVRQAKPWKRFDGVFLYFEDNAGVIVNPKGEMKGSAITGPVGKEAAELWPRIASNSGVVM, encoded by the exons ATGGCCAAGATCTC TCGTGGTGCCCCTGGTGGCAAGCTCAAGATGTCCCTGGGTCTCCCAGT GGGCGCCATCATGAACTGCGCTGACAACTCGGGCGCGCGGAATCTTTACATCATTTCGGTCAAGGGTATCGGTGCGCGCCTCAACAGGCtgccggctggcggcgtcggtgacATGGTCATGGCCACcgtcaagaagggcaagccCGAGCTCCGCAAGAAGGTTCAccccgccgtcatcgtccgcCAGGCCAAGCCGTGGAAGCGCTTCGACGGTGTCTTCCTCTACTTCGAGGACAACGCTGGTGTG ATCGTCAACCCCAAGGGTGAGATGAAGGGCTCTGCCATCACCGGGCCCGTCGGCAAGGAGGCCGCGGAGCTCTGGCCCCGTATTGCCAGCAACTCGGGTGTCGTGATGTAA